The following proteins come from a genomic window of Clostridia bacterium:
- a CDS encoding PP2C family protein-serine/threonine phosphatase, with amino-acid sequence MDNMKKTNKMRSSMSVNIIGAIVAVLFVFGIVVSTVGYVSFTDAFKKEYAESTYHMADTAALLVNGDSLEDYLADEKTDEYLLTRERLDAYCKKMGVSLIYVILVDTSDYGRFVSVFNSVDNTVDDSEYTPWELGHRRDTTNDEYRRKYKEIYDGEAVFETVYRTSPTDGQHPHITTMVPVKNSSGEVAAILCMQRPMRQLVLARRPYLVTVAVSTLLLALFASVFAAFYIRNQFVDPVKKVAKEASRFAKENTKGEPLSNISKYRVIHDLADSIDTMESDMVRYIDNLTSVTAEKERIGAELSLAGAIQRNSVPNDFPAFPDRSDFDICASMTPAKETGGDLYNFFLTDADHLAVVIGDVSGKGVPAALFMMVTNILIADRTYMGGTPAEILSFVNNNICEHNKADMFVTLWLGILELSTGRLTFANAGHDDAAVCRKDGSFELFKTKHSLVVGAMPDIKYRDFELTLEAGDRLFLYTDGVPEATDENYAMYSIGRMLAALNENKDKRPEEILTSIHESVNAFVGGAPQFDDLTMLCLEIKERGETRSGENAENRS; translated from the coding sequence ATGGATAATATGAAAAAAACGAATAAAATGCGCTCTTCAATGTCGGTAAACATCATAGGAGCGATCGTCGCCGTGCTCTTCGTGTTCGGGATCGTAGTCAGCACGGTGGGCTACGTAAGCTTTACCGACGCTTTTAAAAAAGAATACGCCGAGTCCACCTACCATATGGCCGATACCGCCGCCCTGCTCGTAAACGGCGACTCGCTTGAGGATTATCTTGCCGATGAAAAGACGGACGAATATCTTCTTACAAGGGAACGCCTTGACGCATACTGCAAAAAAATGGGCGTCTCGCTCATCTACGTGATTTTGGTCGATACCTCCGATTACGGACGGTTCGTATCCGTTTTTAACAGCGTTGACAATACCGTTGACGATTCGGAATATACGCCGTGGGAGCTGGGGCACAGGCGCGACACTACAAACGACGAATACAGACGAAAATATAAGGAGATATACGACGGCGAGGCTGTGTTTGAAACGGTCTATCGCACAAGCCCGACGGACGGTCAGCACCCGCATATCACGACCATGGTGCCAGTAAAGAACTCTTCGGGTGAGGTGGCGGCCATTCTCTGTATGCAGCGCCCGATGCGCCAGCTCGTTTTGGCAAGACGTCCCTATCTTGTGACCGTTGCCGTCTCAACGCTTCTTTTGGCGCTGTTCGCCTCGGTATTCGCCGCGTTTTACATAAGAAATCAATTCGTAGACCCCGTAAAAAAGGTGGCGAAAGAGGCGTCCCGTTTTGCAAAGGAAAATACGAAGGGAGAGCCTTTGAGCAACATAAGCAAGTACAGAGTCATACACGACCTTGCCGACTCCATAGATACCATGGAATCGGACATGGTAAGATATATAGATAATCTCACGTCAGTCACTGCGGAGAAAGAGAGGATAGGAGCGGAGCTGTCGCTTGCCGGGGCCATACAGCGCAATTCCGTGCCGAACGACTTTCCGGCATTCCCCGACAGAAGCGATTTCGATATCTGCGCTTCAATGACGCCCGCAAAGGAGACGGGCGGAGACCTTTATAATTTTTTCCTTACGGACGCCGATCATCTGGCCGTTGTCATCGGAGACGTTTCCGGCAAAGGCGTGCCCGCAGCGCTGTTTATGATGGTCACGAATATCCTCATCGCAGACAGAACGTATATGGGCGGTACGCCGGCGGAGATACTTTCATTCGTAAACAACAATATATGCGAGCATAATAAAGCCGATATGTTCGTAACATTGTGGCTCGGGATACTTGAGCTGTCAACGGGCAGACTTACCTTTGCTAACGCGGGACACGACGACGCCGCCGTCTGCCGCAAGGACGGAAGCTTTGAGCTTTTCAAAACGAAGCATTCTTTAGTTGTCGGAGCAATGCCCGATATAAAGTACCGCGATTTCGAGCTGACTCTTGAAGCCGGCGACAGGCTGTTTCTCTATACGGACGGCGTTCCCGAGGCGACCGATGAAAACTACGCCATGTATTCGATAGGCAGAATGCTCGCCGCGCTGAACGAAAACAAGGACAAGCGACCGGAAGAGATACTTACGTCTATCCACGAGAGCGTGAACGCGTTCGTGGGCGGCGCGCCTCAGTTTGACGACCTTACCATGCTTTGTCTTGAGATAAAAGAACGCGGCGAAACGCGTTCGGGGGAGAACGCCGAAAACCGCTCTTGA
- a CDS encoding YjdF family protein codes for MDKTSGKLTVYFEDPFWVGVFELVSNGRLSVCRVTFGAEPKDCEVWDFVLHHYFKLKFGAAVKTDVHKGADNPKRRRREAEKQIKTRGVGTKSQQALKAQYEEMKAERKEKSRAEREAEKERRFFKKQQKKKEKHRGR; via the coding sequence ATGGACAAAACGAGCGGTAAGCTTACGGTGTATTTCGAGGACCCGTTCTGGGTGGGTGTGTTCGAGCTCGTATCAAACGGGCGTCTGTCCGTGTGCAGAGTCACGTTCGGCGCGGAGCCGAAGGACTGCGAGGTCTGGGACTTTGTGCTGCACCATTACTTTAAGCTAAAGTTTGGCGCCGCTGTAAAAACCGACGTGCATAAGGGCGCGGACAATCCGAAGCGCAGACGGCGCGAGGCAGAAAAACAGATAAAGACGCGCGGCGTAGGCACGAAATCCCAGCAGGCGCTGAAGGCGCAATACGAGGAAATGAAGGCCGAACGCAAGGAAAAAAGCCGTGCCGAACGGGAAGCCGAAAAGGAGCGCCGTTTTTTTAAAAAGCAGCAGAAGAAAAAAGAGAAGCACCGCGGCCGCTAG
- a CDS encoding alpha/beta hydrolase yields MLNAVLYIHGRGGSADEAAWYAPLFPACEVVGLDYKGSTPWDTKEEMIEAVKALKAKYTKVFLIANSIGAYFVMNAGVEKDIAHAYFISPVINMEKLITDMMRYAGVTEAELREKDVIKTSFDEDLSWDYLCYVRDNPIKWSVPTDILCGGRDALVCVDTTEAFAKAHNASLTVMENGEHWFHTKQQMRFLRDWMKEKIE; encoded by the coding sequence ATATTGAACGCGGTATTATATATCCACGGCAGAGGCGGCAGCGCGGACGAGGCCGCATGGTATGCGCCGCTTTTTCCCGCATGCGAAGTCGTAGGCCTCGACTATAAAGGCAGTACGCCGTGGGATACAAAAGAGGAAATGATCGAAGCGGTAAAAGCCTTAAAAGCGAAATATACCAAAGTATTTCTTATCGCGAACAGCATAGGCGCGTATTTCGTCATGAATGCCGGCGTCGAAAAGGATATTGCCCATGCATATTTCATTTCGCCCGTTATAAACATGGAGAAGCTTATCACGGATATGATGCGTTATGCCGGCGTCACGGAGGCCGAGCTTCGCGAAAAGGACGTTATAAAAACGTCCTTCGATGAAGACCTGTCGTGGGATTATCTTTGCTATGTGCGTGATAACCCCATTAAATGGAGCGTCCCGACGGATATCCTATGCGGCGGACGCGATGCGCTCGTTTGTGTCGATACGACGGAGGCCTTTGCGAAAGCGCATAACGCGAGCCTAACCGTAATGGAGAACGGCGAGCACTGGTTCCATACCAAGCAGCAGATGCGCTTTTTACGTGATTGGATGAAAGAAAAAATCGAATGA